From the genome of Acidaminococcus sp.:
AACTGATTTATGAGGGCGAGTTTGATGATATCGACATGGCAATGCAGATTCATTCCCGCAAGAATACGCCGGAACCGACCGTTGCTATCGGTTCAAGCAGCAACGGATTTATTGGCAAGACGATTCAGTATATCGGAAAAGCGGCTCACGCGGCGGATGCTCCGGATCAAGGCATCAATGCATTGAACGCGGCTATGCTCGGAATCATGGGAATCAACTCCCTGCGTGAAACCTTCCGTGATGATGATCATATCCGGGTACATCCCATCATTACCAAGGGTGGGGACCTCGTCAACAATGTACCGGATGACGTACGGATTGAAACGTACGTCAGAGGTGCTACGATGGAAGCCATCGACAGAACACACAAAAAGGTTGATGCTGCACTTAGAGCCGGCGGCATGGCTATCGGGGCGCAGGTTAAAATTGATACACTGCCTGGTCAGCTGCCGCTGATCTGCAACCCTACATTGAATGACCTTTTTGCAGAAAACGCTAAAACAGCGATGCCGGATGTGAAAATTATCGATGCCGGCCATTTCAGTGCTTCTACGGATATGGGAGATGTTTCCCATCTGATGCCGGCCATCCATCCTTTTATCGGCGGTACGGACGGTCTGCTTCACGGGGCCGATTTTAAAGTGGTAAACTTCAAGGCAGCGGCACTGCTTCCGGGGAAAGCTTTTGCCGGTATGATCATCGACCTGCTCAGTGATAACGCGGCTAAAGCAAAAGCGCTGCTGAAGGATTACAAACCAGCTTTGACAAAGGAAGAATATATCGCGAAATTAGATAGCTACTTTAGTGACAAGTGAGGGGGAAGAAAAAATGAAAAACATCAAACTGCATGTGATTGTAGCCATTATGATTGCCATTGCAGAACTGATCGGGGTCAAGTCCTTCCAGGTCGGACCGGGCAAAGTCGTACTGCTGCCGATGCTGTACGCATTAATCCTGGGTGTCCTGACTACTCCGAGCTTCCTGAAAATTACGAAGCAGAAAGACATGGAAGACGCCGGTTCCCTGATTGGGCTTACGCTGATGCTGCTGATGGCGCGTTATGGTACTCTGGTCGGGCCGACGCTGCCGAAAATCATCAGTTCCAGCCCTGCTCTGATTCTGCAGGAATTTGGTAACCTTGGTACCTGCCTTTTGGGCGTGCCGCTGGCCGTGGCTCTTGGCCTGAAACGCGAGACCATCGGCGCGGCTCACTCAGTGGCCCGTGAACCGAACGTTGCACTTATTGGTGAACGCTATGGGCTTGATAGCCCTGAAGGCCGCGGCGTTATGGGCGTTTATATTTCCGGTACTGTATTCGGTACCATCTTTGTCGGACTGATGGCAAGCTTCCTTGCAGGCCTTGGTATTTTTCATCCGTACGCACTGGCTATGGCTGCCGGCGTCGGCAGTGCCAGTATGATGACGGCTGCTGTCGGGTCTCTTTCCGTAATTTATCCTGAAATGACGGATCAACTGGCTGCTTTTGGTGCTGCAAGTAACATGCTCTCCGGACTGGACGGGATATACATGTCCATCTGGCTGGCTTTGCCGCTGACGGAATTCCTGTATAAGAAATGCTGCATCCTGAAATATGGTCATGTACTGACGAAGGAGGAGGAACAAGAATGAAAGAATATAACTTAGCTGAGACTTTTGTAATCCTTCTTTTGATGGGCGCGCTGTCCATGATCAGTAATACCATGTCTTCCCATGTGGGAATCCTGGAAGCCATTCCCGGGATGCTGATTCTGATTGCAATCTGCATGGCAGGAATTGCCCTCGGTAAATATATGCCGGGTCATATTCCTGGTGTAGCCTACGTAGTAACGCTGGGCTGCATTTTGACGTGCCCCGGATTCCCCGGTGCTGATATCATTAACTTCTATATGAAGAAAGTCGGGTTCGTTGCTCTTTGCACGGTCATCCTGGCTTATGCCGGTGTTTCCATCGGTAAAGATATGGATGCTTTCAGACACACGGGCTGGAGAATCATGATTTTGAGCTGCGTCATTTTCATGGGTACTTATCTTGGTTCTGCTATTATTGCTCAGGTCATCCTGAAGGCAATCGGACAAATTTAATGTAGTAATAAGAAAGAGGCCGTGAAACATGAAAATTCGTGTTTCACGGCCTCTTTTAGTATAGATAGTGAAAAATAAAAGCGCCTTTATACAGCATTTAGTTTCGTCAGCAGCGGTGTGGCAGGGCTTTTGATCCAAATGAAATAATAAAAACCTGAAATTTAGAGATAACCTAAACTTCAGGTTTTATTTTTATAAGTTCGTTGAAAAATGCTTTAGTCATTTTTCTTCTATGGGCGGACTGCGGAAAGCGTGAAAAAGGGGCTGCGAAATAATGCATACGCATTATTCACAGCCCCTTTTTCAGGGTGAGTGACCAGGATGGTGATTATTTTTGTTTTTTCTTTTCTTCCTTGACTTTATCAAGGTATTCACTGATGATGCGGACTGCGCAGTAGTCACCGCACATAGAGCAATATTCATCAGTACTCTTATTTTTGGCTTTGCGGAATTCCGTTGCTTTAACCGGGTCGATAGCAAGTTTCAGCTGTGCATCCCAATCCAGCTTCTTGCGGGCGCGGGCCATAGCGAGATCCTGGGCAACGGCGGAAGGCAGTCCCTTTGCCACATCGGCAGCGTGGCCTGCGATGCGGGCAGCAATAACACCTTCGCGGACATCGTTGATGTCAGGCAGTCCCAGGTGTTCGGCCGGCGTTACATAGCAGAGGAAGTCAGCACCGTTTACGGCAGCGAGCGTACCGCCGATAGCGGAGGTAATGTGGTCATAGCCCGGAGCAATATCCGTCACAAGAGGCCCGAGGACATAGAACGGAGCACCGTGGCAGAGACGCTTTTCAAGCTGCATATTAGTTGCGATTTGGTTGTAAGGTACGTGCCCCGGACCTTCTACCATGACCTGTACGCCTCTCTTCCAGGCACGCTGGGTGAGGGAACCGAGGTTAATCAGTTCTGTAATCTGGGTACGGTCCGTAGCATCGGCGAGGCAGCCCGGACGGCAGCCGTCACCCAGACTGATGGTTACATCGTAGCGGGCGCAAATATCAAGAATTTCATCGAAATATTCGTAGAAGGGGTTTTCCTTGCCGTTTGCCAGCATCCAGCCGGAGAGGAAGGAGCCGCCGCGGCTGACGATATCCATTTCACGGCCTTCATCAATCAAGGTCTTCAGGGCCTGACGTGTAATGCCGCAGTGCATGGTCATGAAGTCAGCACCATCTTTAGCCTGTTCTTCGATGACTTGGAAAATATCATCCTTGGTCATGTCCGTAACTTTGCCATGAGCCTTGATGGCAGCTACGGTTGCCTGATAAATAGGAACAGTGCCGACCATAACGGTGGAGTTCTTAATGATGGCGCGGCGGGAAGCATCGATGTTGTTCCCCGTGGAAAGATCCATAACCGCGTCTGCTCCGGCGTCGATGGCCGCCTTTAATTTTTTCAATTCAGGTTCCGGATCAGGGAAGGCAGAAGAAGTACCAATGTTGGCGTTGACCTTCGTGGACAGGCCTTCACCGACACCGCGCGGTACCAGATTCGTGTGATTGATGTTTGCGCAAATGGCAACAGTGCCTTTGGCAACTCTCTCACGGATGACTTCAGGATCCAGATTTTCCTGACGGGCTACTTCAGCCATGGCGTCAGTAATCTTGCCGTCGAGGGCGGCTTGACGTTGTGTTTGCATATTGCTTTTCCTCCTTAATAAAAAGGAGCTGCTTTTCATTGTAGAAAAGCAGCTCCCAAGCATAAACACACCTGTGAAACACTTTCCTACGTCGGTATTACCCGCGTCAGGTACAAAGGGTCGGCCTCTCGGGCCTCTCAGCAAAAGCACCCCCAGTGCTCGTTTCCTATTCTAGCAGGCATGGCGTGAATTTGCAACACTATATAGCAGCGTAAAGTCGTGTATATTCAGGAGAAAATATCTCGTTTCTAATAATAAAAACAATTTAATGCAGGTGTAAAACGTTTTGTAAAAAAATATATAGAAATTAAGAAGATTATGTGACATTTTCTGGAATTCGGTAAATTGTCGTGAAATAGGAAAAAATTCATTTGTTATTATGATAAATTTGTTATATACTATAGGAGATTAGGGAGACTGTAGATGACGAAATCGTTCGTCATTCATAGTCATTTATCTAAGAAAGAGGGGCTTTGAACAATGTCTAAAAAGCAAATGAAGACGATGGATGGTAACACCGCCGCTGCGTATACTTCCTACGCATTCAGTGATGTTGCAGCAATCTATCCTATCACTCCTTCTTCCCCGATGGCAGAAGTCAGTGATGAATGGGCTTCCCATGGTAAGAAAAACATCTTTGGGCGTCCTGTAAAGATCATGGAAATGCAGTCCGAAGCTGGTGCTTCCGGTGCTGTACACGGCTCCCTGGCCGCTGGCGCACTGACCACCACTTATACTGCTTCTCAGGGCCTGCTGCTGATGATCCCGAACATGTACAAGATCGCCGGCGAACTGCTTCCTGGCGTATTCGATGTAGCTGCTCGTGCTCTGGCAACCAGCTCCCTGAACATTTTCGGTGACCACAGTGACGTTATGGCTTGCCGTCAGACCGGCTTCGCTATGCTCTGCGAAAGCGGCGTACAGGAAGTTATGGATTTGACTGCTGTTGCCCATCTGTCCGCTATCAAAGGCCATGTTCCTTTCCTGAACTTCTTTGATGGTTTCCGTACTTCTCATGAAATTCAGAAGATTGAACTTCTGGACTATGATGATCTGGCAAAACTGGTTGATTACGATGAACTCGAAAAGTTCCGTAAGCATGCTCTGAACCCGGATAACCCTGTTATTCGCGGTACCGCTCAGAACCCGGACATTTACTTCCAGACTCGTGAAGCTGTAAACAAATACTATGATGCACTGCCTGATATCGTTGCTGACTACATGGATAAGATCAGCAAGCTGACCGGCCGTGACTATAAGCTCTTCAACTACACTGGTGCTCCTGATGCTGAAAACGTTATCGTTATGATGGGCAGCGGCACTCAGACTGCTGAAGAAGTTGCCAAGATCCTGTGCGCACAGGGCGAAAAGGTTGGTGTCCTGAACGTTCACCTCTTCCGTCCGTTCTCCCTGAAGTACTTCATGGCTGCTATGCCTAAGACTGTTAAGAGAATTGCTGTTCTCGACAGAACGAAGGAAGCTGGCTCCGAAGGCGAACCTCTGTACCTGGATGTTCGCAGCGCTTACTACACTGCAGATGAAAAACCGATGATTATCGGCGGCCGTTACGGCTTAGGTTCCAAGGAATTCTATCCTGGCGATGCACTGGCTGTATTCGACAACCTGAAAGCTGCTGAACCGAAACCTCGCTTCACCGTTGGTATTACCGATGATGTTACCAACCTTTCCCTGCCGAAGGAAAAGACTCTGGACATCACCCCGAAGGGCACCACGAGCTGCATGTTCTGGGGCCTGGGCTCCGATGGTACCGTTGGTGCTAACAAGAGCGCTATCAAGATTATCGGTGATAAGACTGATATGTACGCTCAGGGCTACTTCGCTTATGACTCCAAGAAGTCCGGCGGCGTAACCATTTCCCACCTGCGTTTCGGACCGGAACCGATTCATATGCCGTTCCTCATCAACTTCGCTGACTATGTAGCTGTACATAACGCTTCTTATGTACGTCGTTACAACGTAGCTAACGGCCTGAAGGAAGGCGGCACCTTCCTGCTGAACTGCCCGTGGAGCGATGCAGAACTCGATAAGGAACTGCCGGGACAACTGAAACGTTATCTGGCTACCAAGAAGATTAACTTCTACACCATTGATGCTGTTAAGATTGCTGCAGGCATTGGCCTGGGCGGCCGCATCAACATGATTATGCAGTCCGCATTCTTCAAGCTGACTGAAATCATCCCTGTAGATGACGCTATCAAATATCTGAAGGAATCCATTGTTAAGTCCTATGGTAAGAAGGGCCAGAACGTTGTTGATATGAACAACAAGGCCGTTGACGAAGGTGTCAATGCTATCCATAAGGTTGAAATCCCTGCTTCCTGGGCTACGGCTGAGGACGAAGTTCTCTATCCGAAGACTGGCAATGACTGGGTTGATGAAGTAATGGTTCCGATGAACGAACAGGAAGGCGCAAAGCTGCCGATCAGCAAACTGATGGGTCAGGTAGATGGTACGTTCCCGTCCGGCACCGCTGCTTACGAAAAACGTGGTATTGCTATCAACGTTCCTGAATGGAACATTGACAAGTGCATCCAGTGCAACCAGTGCGCTATTATGTGTCCGCATGCCGCTATTCGTCCTGTTCTGCTGAGCGATGAAGAAGCTAAGGCTGCTCCTGCTGAACTGAAGACCAAACCGGCTACCGGCGCTAAGGGCCTGAACTTCCGCATTATGGTTTCCCCGATGGACTGCCAAGGCTGCAGCAACTGCGTTGATGCTTGCCCTGTAAAGGCCCTCGAAATGAAACCGTTTGCTACTCAGGAACATCTGAGAGACGCTTGGGATTATGCTCAGAAGAACGTAACTCCGAAAGTCAACCCGATGAACAAGTTCAGCGTAAAGGGTTCTCAGTTCGAACAACCGCTGCTCGAGTTCTCCGGCGCATGCGCAGGCTGCGGCGAAACTCCGTATGCTAAACTGGTAACCCAGCTGTTTGGTGATCGCATGATGGTTGCTAACGCAACGGGCTGCTCCTCCATTTGGGGTGCATCTGCTCCTTCCATGCCGTACACCAAGAACCACAAGGGTCATGGTCCTGCTTGGGCTAACTCCCTGTTCGAAGATAACGCTGAATATGGCTTAGGCATGTACCTCGGCGTTAAGGCTTGCCGCGATCGTCTGGCTGGTCTGATGGAAGCTGCTAAGGACAACTGCTCTGCAGATCTGAAGGCTGCTATGGAAGATTGGCTGGCTCATCAGGAAGATGGCGACGGCTCTCGTGAACGCGCTGATAAGCTGGTTGCTCTCCTCGAAGCTGAAAAGGCTGGTAAGCCTGAACTGGAAGAAATTTACGATGCAAAGCAATTCTTCGTAAAACGTTCTCAGTGGATCTTCGGTGGCGATGGCTGGTCCTATGATATCGGTTACGGCGGATTGGATCACGTCCTGGCTTCCGGTGACGATGTCAACGTAATGGTATTCGATACCGAAGTTTACTCCAACACCGGCGGACAGTCCTCTAAGTCCACTCCTGAAGCTGCTGTAGCTAAGTTCGCTGCCAGCGGTAAGAGAACCAAGAAGAAGGATCTGGGCATGATGGCTATGAGCTATGGTTATGTATATGTAGCTCAAATCAACCTGGGTGCAGATAAGAACCAGGCTCTGAAGGCTCTGAAGGAAGCTGAAGCTTACCATGGTCCTTCCCTGATCATCTGCTATTCTCCTTGCATCAACCACGGTATCAAACGCGGCATGCAGCACTCCTTCCTGGAAGCTAAGGCTGCCGTTGAATGCGGTTACTGGTCTTGCTACCGTTACAACCCTGAACTGAAGGCTGTTGGCAAGAAGAGCTTCTTCCTGGATTCCACGAAGACTCCGAAGTTCGATACTTTCGAAGACTTCCTGAAGGGCGAAGTTCGTTACGCTTCTCTGGCAAAATCCTTCCCGGATATTGCAGAAGAACTGTATGCTAAGACCAAGAAAGATGCTGAAGAACGTCTGGCTGGCTATGTAAAGCTGGATGCTGAATAAGCTTCTTTGAATCGGTAATTCGGTTCTCAAAGGGGCTGTCGCAAGTGACCGATTTTTAATCCCTGAAATAACTTGCTAAAGGCCCCAATTTGCCTTACTTTTTAGTTGAATATGTTTTGAGATGAAAAAAGGGCGCACGAAATTAAGCAACCCTAAGTTGCTTTTTTCGAGCGCTCTTTTTGTAGGTTCTTTTAGGCCTCTTTTTTCAGCGGATATAAGTGCAAATCCTCTTTGCCGTCTTGAACTTTGTGATGAACCTTCAGGACATTCCGTGCCATGGCACATATTCCCACTGTTACCAGGGCATTTCCTTTGCCTCGGGTTTCTAGTCTTCTGACGTTTAATGAATCCTTGAGATCCGCAAAGGCTCCTTCTGCCTGTATACTGCGGTTCATCCTCAGTTCCTTACCATATTCGGAAGTAATGTTCTTCAGGGATTCTGCCCTCAATGCAGCAAAATTCTTCGAGACCACTAATTTCTTGTTTCTTTTCTCCATGGGTGTCCTGCAATTGTTCCCATGGATGCACTGTTCCTTGTAGGGACAACCGCTGCAGTCCTTACATTCGTAATATGTTTTCTCTGACACATATCCTGACCGGTTCTTTACCTGGGTTACTTTGCTGACTTTCAGCAGTCTCCTACCTTTACAGATATACATGTCTTGCTCAGGCAAATATGTCATGTTTTCTGCTTTGCCGATGTCGTTCTTATACTTTTTCCTCTTGCTTCTTTCATAATTGTTAGGCTTGATATATGAAGTATACTGATTCTTCTTCAGCCAGACCAAGTTCTCTTCGCTTTCATAGCCTGCATCGGCTACAATGTTTGCAAATTTCTGACCGAAGTGGGCTTCAAATCCTTCAAGAAAAGGAATGAGTGTCCGCATATCTGTGGGATGCGCACTCACATCTGCAAACAAGGTAAAACCGGAATTGTTTGCATATTGGACATTGTATCCCGGCTTTAAGGTGCCATTAAGCATGGCGTCTTCTTTCATCCTCATAAAGGTAGCATCCGGGTCTGTTTTGGCAAAGCTGTTCCGTTCCCCACAGATATGAAGCTGCTTCGTATACACCTTAAGGCGTTTGAGATAGTTAGCTAAAATCTCATAGTACTTCTGTAGGATGGTCTTTCTTTTCCCACATCCGTGAACAAACTCGATTCCCTCAGCCCGCTTTATGACAAGCAGTTTTTTTAGGAGCTTCTTTAAATGACGGATGTGGAAAGTGTTTCCGTAACAGACCTTGATCCCGAAACGTTCCTCGATTTCGGGAACCAGTTGCTCCAGTTTCTCTATGAGTTTGTTCTGGCTGCCTAAGATTCTGTTTTTCCAAACAAATTTGTATTTGTTTGCCACAGATTCAATTTTTGTCCCATCGATGAACAGGCTATCCAGCGTGATGAACCCGCGAGCCAGCAGCCATTTATCCATCTGAATCATGAGCTCCTTGATACATGGTTTTAGATGGAGGGAACAAAATCTTGCAATGGTTGCATTATCCGGAGCTTTTTTCCCATCTAAGAGGAACATGAAATGAGTGTCTCTTTTACAGGATTGCTCTATCTTACGCGAACCACGAATTCCTTCCATACATGCATAAATGACGATTTCCAGCAGCTGAATTGGTGACGTTAATTTATTCTCGACATGAGAATACGTGTCATACAATGCCTTTACATCCATCCCTTCTACCATGGCACGCACCAAGCGAACAGGATCGTCATTAGGGATTTGTACTTCAAAATTTAGAGGAAGAAAAAGTTGATAAGAACTGCCAATTTTTGTATAATCCTTTTGTGTAGGTTTGTTTTTTTGCATATTTAAATTCTACACCAAGGCGCGGTCTCATTCAATGAGGCCGCGCCTTGCTTTTACCTTGTTTTTGATACAAAAGGGGCCGTCGCAAAATGCGACAGCCCCTTTTTTAATTAAGGCAAACCGACGAAGGAGGTTTGCGATTCCACTGCCACCTCCTTCCACGAAGTCGGAAGGAGGATGGACCACGAAGTGGTGGAGGAAAGTTATTTGGTAAGCCAAGCGGAGTGCTTGGCTATCCTAGAAACCGACGAAGGAGGTTTGCGATTCCACTGTCACCTCCTTCCACGAAGTCGGAAGGAGGATGGACCACGAAGTGGTGGAGGAAAGCTTCTTTTTTCTTTTAAAACCACTTTGCGGCTTCGAAGAGGGGAACCCCATGCTGTGAAAGTAATGTATCTTATTTTCTTCTTAGATTTGGCTTCGTAGCTGCGTATTTGCCCCTTAGAATGCAGATACACGTTCTTATGAAGTTTGTCTTGTCTGCCGTTGAAAATCCATTGTAAAAAAGAATATGCGGATTAAAAAAGAGCTCTCCGTCCTGAGTCGGAGAGCTCTTTTTCGTTTCAATAAAACATAATAATACAGAAAATCCTGATTCTTAACTTCACTAAACACCAAATTGTGAAATTATTTTTAAAAGGCTTGAATCTTCAACCCTTTAGATTTACAATGAATTTATAAATTTTACGAAATTTTTACATTTAATTTATCTTTTGTTTAAATTAATAAACGTAGCTAAATTGGAATTGCCAATATGAGAAAGGGCGGGGAAGAATCATGAATAAAACTCAGAATGCAATTCCTTACGTCACTCTTTCTGAGGCAGATGTCTATGGAAAGGGAAGTCATAAGAAATGCTACTTGATGCCTGACAGGAGCGAGCTTTGCGTCAAGCTTCCTTACAACGATGGCGGCGTCAAGGATCTTGGCAGGGAAATCCGTTATATTCATGTAATGCAGCACCAGCACAAGGAATCATCGCTGCTGCCTAAGTACTATGGCGCTATTCAGACAAATTATGGGGAAGGCCATGTGTACGAAAGGATTACCAACGCTGATGGAAGCGAATGCCGTACGCTGGCTGAAGTGCTGACGGACTTGAAATTACTTGAAAAGTATTTTAAAGGTATCGTAGTACTGCTGCGCAAGATGCATGATGAACTGCTGCAGAAGAGAATCATCACGATGGGATTGTACCCGGAAAATGTTCTTTTTCAGGAAATGGGGGATGGTTCGTATCGCATCCGTCTTGTGAATGATATGGGCAGCAAGACGCTGATTCCTCTCGAGTATTTCTCAGAACATTTTGCTCATCGCCGTGTGGTAGAACGCTGGAAGGAATTCTTACATACCATTGTGAGAAAATACCCTTCTGCCATGGCAGAAAAACTTGTCAAAGAGATTGCATAATCAAATACTTTTAGCGTTAGATAGATGCTCCTTTGCATTCAGCAGGAAGCATCTATTTTGTATTTATAAAATTATCAGAATGAAGAACGTTTTTATTGCGATGCTCTCTATTCTGATAGTTTTTTTATTATGCTCTTTATTATAACAGTTTTCTTTTCCTTTGAATGATATTGAGTCGCTTTTTATCTTTCAATTTTTCTATCATTTGTCTGGAACACTTTTGGATTTTTTAGATTTCACCTGCATTTGCTTATGTGAACAATGCAAAATACCCTCTTCACCGGTTTGCCCAGTGAGGAGGGTATCTTTTGTATTCTTTTATTCCTTAACGATGTCAGTCTCCAACATTAGGAAGCGGACCACCCTGATTCTTTCTCTGCCACAGATAGCAGATAACCAGAATCACAACACCAGCGATATCGGTAACGGTACCAGGAATAATCAGGCACAGGCCGCCAATGAAGAATACAATTCTTTGAATGGCATTCAGCGGATGTTCACAGAACCCGATCATAGCAAGGGACAAGCCCCACATACCGATGATAGCGGTCACCATGGCAAGGATAATGGTCGGCGCCGTAGCGTTGATCATAAGCAGCTGAGGTGCCAGTACGAAAATGTATGGTACGACGAAAGCTGCAATAGCAAGCTTGGCAGCCGTGACACCGGTCTTCATCGGGTCGGAACCTGCGATACCGGAACCAGCATACGCAGCCAGCGCAACTGGCGGGGTTACGTCGGCAACGATGCCGAAGTAGAAAGCAAACATGTGGGCGGCAAGTACCGGCACATGCATCTGAATCAGAGCAGGCGCTGCAATAGTGGACGTAATGACGTAGTTAGCCGTTGTAGGAACGCCCATACCGAGAATCAGGGAAGTGATCATCGTAAAGAACATCGCCGGAATCAACTGGCCATGTGCCAGGTCAAGCAGAGCCGTGGCAAGCTTCAGACCAACACCGGTCTTGGTCACAACACCGATAATGATGCCGGCAGAAGCGCAGGCAATCAGAACGCCCAGTACGGACTGGGAACCATTGATCAAGCCGTCAACAAACTGACGGAAGGTGATGCGCGTATTTTTTCTCAGGCAGGCGCAGACAATCGTAAGGCCGATAGCATAGAGAGCAGCACGCATTGGCGTATAACCGGTAACAAGCAGATATACGATAACGATAAGAGGAATAGCCAGATGGCCTTTTTCCTTCAGCAGAGGACCAATTTTCGGTAATTCTTCACGCGGAGTTCCTTTCAGGCCATATTTTTTGGCCTCATAGTGAACGCTCAGCCAGATGCCGGTGTAGTAGAGGATAGCCGGAATAACAGCTGCTTTAACTACATCAATGTAAGGTACACCCACAAATTCTGCCATCAGGAAAGCTGCAGCACCCATGACAGGAGGCATCAGCTGACCGCCGGTAGAAGCGGCAGCTTCTACAGCTCCGGCAAAGGAAGGACGGTAACCTAACTTCTTCATCATAGGAATGGTGAAGGAACCGGTACCGGCAACGTTTGCTACAGAAGAACCGGAAACCGTGCCCATCAGGCCGGAAGAAAGTACGGCAACTTTTGCAGGACCGCCGACTGCCCAGCCCGCAATGGCGTTTGCCAGGTCAATAAAGAATTTGCCGAGGCCCGTTGCGTCAAGGTATGCACCAAACAGGATGAAGAGGTAAATGAAGGTGGACGATACGCCCATCGGTACCCCGAAGATTCCTTCGGTTGTGAAATACAGGTGACCGACAAGTTCATCGAACCCAACGCCTCTGTGCGCCAGTACGCCCGGCATATATGGCCCCAGAAAGGCGTAGGCCAAAAAGACCAGTGCGACAGTCAGCATCGGCCAGCCAACGGTGCGGCGGGTAGCTTCAAAGACGAGCAGGATACCAATAATACCCACAATAATATCCGTCTGTGTGTTCATACCGGCACGCGTAACAAGTTCCTTATAGTTAACGACCAGGTACATTGTCGCTCCGACAGAGAGTATTGCCAGGATTACATCCAGGGGATTCATCTTCTTGCGGGACCAGGATTTTCTGGCAGGGTACAATAAATAAATTAATGCAAGGCCGAAGCAAAGGTGGATGGCACGCTGCAAATGAGCGTCCAATACACCAAAGATGGCCGTATAAAGCTGGAAGACAGCGAAGAGGATACTTATGGCAGCAATAATATAATGCCACATCCCGCCAGGATTACGCTTATCCGATTCTTTATCGAACTTCTGCATGACCTCTTCCGCGGTCATTTCTGCTGGTTTTGTTTGTTTTTTTTCTTCAGTCATAAAATCACATCCTCCCATATCGTAAAACTTTACAGCATCCAGAATTCATATCGTTTCATGACTGTGACTTCAACCTTTGTGCCCTGTCCGTAGAGGCTGCACAAATCGTACGTCCGCCCATGATATGTGATGTTCGGCATGGCTTGTACAGCAGTCCGAAAAGTAACAGACTGATAAGGACGATTCATAATCATTTTGAACTTTCCTTCTTCCTTCAGACTGATAAACTCTCCTTCTGAAGCATCGTAGGGAAGCCCCACACCGAAAGATTCATAGATTGTATGAGTCATGGTCATATCGTGCGGACCATTGATACGAAAATATTCGTCGCAGGGAGTTTGTTGTACGGAATGCTTGTAATGATAGCGCCACTCCTCCCCAGGGTGGGTCTGCAGGACAATCGGTTCGCCCTTTTCAGGCAGGATCGTCAGGACATCCTGCGTTCCGTACCAGACCGCTCCGC
Proteins encoded in this window:
- the nifJ gene encoding pyruvate:ferredoxin (flavodoxin) oxidoreductase, giving the protein MSKKQMKTMDGNTAAAYTSYAFSDVAAIYPITPSSPMAEVSDEWASHGKKNIFGRPVKIMEMQSEAGASGAVHGSLAAGALTTTYTASQGLLLMIPNMYKIAGELLPGVFDVAARALATSSLNIFGDHSDVMACRQTGFAMLCESGVQEVMDLTAVAHLSAIKGHVPFLNFFDGFRTSHEIQKIELLDYDDLAKLVDYDELEKFRKHALNPDNPVIRGTAQNPDIYFQTREAVNKYYDALPDIVADYMDKISKLTGRDYKLFNYTGAPDAENVIVMMGSGTQTAEEVAKILCAQGEKVGVLNVHLFRPFSLKYFMAAMPKTVKRIAVLDRTKEAGSEGEPLYLDVRSAYYTADEKPMIIGGRYGLGSKEFYPGDALAVFDNLKAAEPKPRFTVGITDDVTNLSLPKEKTLDITPKGTTSCMFWGLGSDGTVGANKSAIKIIGDKTDMYAQGYFAYDSKKSGGVTISHLRFGPEPIHMPFLINFADYVAVHNASYVRRYNVANGLKEGGTFLLNCPWSDAELDKELPGQLKRYLATKKINFYTIDAVKIAAGIGLGGRINMIMQSAFFKLTEIIPVDDAIKYLKESIVKSYGKKGQNVVDMNNKAVDEGVNAIHKVEIPASWATAEDEVLYPKTGNDWVDEVMVPMNEQEGAKLPISKLMGQVDGTFPSGTAAYEKRGIAINVPEWNIDKCIQCNQCAIMCPHAAIRPVLLSDEEAKAAPAELKTKPATGAKGLNFRIMVSPMDCQGCSNCVDACPVKALEMKPFATQEHLRDAWDYAQKNVTPKVNPMNKFSVKGSQFEQPLLEFSGACAGCGETPYAKLVTQLFGDRMMVANATGCSSIWGASAPSMPYTKNHKGHGPAWANSLFEDNAEYGLGMYLGVKACRDRLAGLMEAAKDNCSADLKAAMEDWLAHQEDGDGSRERADKLVALLEAEKAGKPELEEIYDAKQFFVKRSQWIFGGDGWSYDIGYGGLDHVLASGDDVNVMVFDTEVYSNTGGQSSKSTPEAAVAKFAASGKRTKKKDLGMMAMSYGYVYVAQINLGADKNQALKALKEAEAYHGPSLIICYSPCINHGIKRGMQHSFLEAKAAVECGYWSCYRYNPELKAVGKKSFFLDSTKTPKFDTFEDFLKGEVRYASLAKSFPDIAEELYAKTKKDAEERLAGYVKLDAE
- a CDS encoding IS1182 family transposase, translated to MQKNKPTQKDYTKIGSSYQLFLPLNFEVQIPNDDPVRLVRAMVEGMDVKALYDTYSHVENKLTSPIQLLEIVIYACMEGIRGSRKIEQSCKRDTHFMFLLDGKKAPDNATIARFCSLHLKPCIKELMIQMDKWLLARGFITLDSLFIDGTKIESVANKYKFVWKNRILGSQNKLIEKLEQLVPEIEERFGIKVCYGNTFHIRHLKKLLKKLLVIKRAEGIEFVHGCGKRKTILQKYYEILANYLKRLKVYTKQLHICGERNSFAKTDPDATFMRMKEDAMLNGTLKPGYNVQYANNSGFTLFADVSAHPTDMRTLIPFLEGFEAHFGQKFANIVADAGYESEENLVWLKKNQYTSYIKPNNYERSKRKKYKNDIGKAENMTYLPEQDMYICKGRRLLKVSKVTQVKNRSGYVSEKTYYECKDCSGCPYKEQCIHGNNCRTPMEKRNKKLVVSKNFAALRAESLKNITSEYGKELRMNRSIQAEGAFADLKDSLNVRRLETRGKGNALVTVGICAMARNVLKVHHKVQDGKEDLHLYPLKKEA
- a CDS encoding YrbL family protein; the encoded protein is MNKTQNAIPYVTLSEADVYGKGSHKKCYLMPDRSELCVKLPYNDGGVKDLGREIRYIHVMQHQHKESSLLPKYYGAIQTNYGEGHVYERITNADGSECRTLAEVLTDLKLLEKYFKGIVVLLRKMHDELLQKRIITMGLYPENVLFQEMGDGSYRIRLVNDMGSKTLIPLEYFSEHFAHRRVVERWKEFLHTIVRKYPSAMAEKLVKEIA